From a region of the Betta splendens chromosome 5, fBetSpl5.4, whole genome shotgun sequence genome:
- the LOC114855494 gene encoding butyrophilin subfamily 2 member A2-like, protein MQLLPLSLCLLTLTGSTFSDGNVPEIIRATEGDNATLTCYINKNIESERFEWKKDGKKDVYLYEGGLLPGQDEQFRGRVSHFDHELKNGDASITISDTKVSDSGVYTCDLPNLHQTFTVRLVVDPVIVRVKEGRDASLPCKINKDIWIEQFYWMKDRKKDVYLYYEGLVLRQDEQFRGRVSYFNHLLRNGNASISISDTKLSDSGFYTCDLTNLHQTFTVRLLVVGELKDRSCELQGRAAKVSTLRPEQTEDKVLLECKVSDVFSRI, encoded by the exons atgcagctgcttcctctgagTCTCTGTCTCCTGACTTTGACTGGATCAACGTTTTCTGACGGAAACG TTCCAGAGATCATCAGAGCGACAGAAGGCGATAATGCGACTCTGACCTGTTACATCAACAAGAACATTGAGTCTGAGCGGTTTGAGTGGAAGAAAGATGGAAAGAAGGACGTTTACCTGTATGAAGGGGGTCTGTTACCAGGTCAAGATGAGCAGTTCAGAGGTCGTGTGTCTCATTTTGATCATGAACTGAAGAACGGTGACGCCTCCATAACCATCAGTGATACTAAAGTGTCTGACAGTGGAGTCTACACCTGTGATTTACCAAATCTTCACCAAACCTTCACCGTTCGTCTTGTTGTTG ATCCTGTGATTGTCAGAGTGAAAGAAGGCAGAGATGCGAGTCTGCCCTGTAAAATCAACAAGGACATTTGGATAGAGCAGTTTTACTGGATGAAAGATAGAAAGAAGGACGTTTACCTGTATTATGAAGGTCTGGTACTACGTCAAGATGAGCAGTTCAGAGGTCGTGTGTCTTATTTTAATCATCTATTGAGGAACGGTAACGCCTCCATAAGCATCAGTGATACTAAACTGTCTGACAGTGGATTCTACACCTGTGATTTAACAAATCTTCACCAAACCTTCACCGTTCGTCTTCTGGTTG TTGGTGAATTAAAGGACAGAAGCTGTGAATTACAGG GTAGAGCTGCAAAGGTTTCCACCCTAAGACCTGAACAAACTGAGGACAAGGTCCTGCTGGAGTGTAAGGTTTCAGATGTTTTCTCCAGGATTTAA